GGGCCTGCACCCGCGCCTGCTCGTAGTGTGTGATCTGGGGACGCAGGGTCTCGGACACGGGGGCGTCAGCGAGCGGAGCACCGCGCCACAGCTGTTCGGCCGCCCGGGTCAGGCGGCTGACGGACACCCAGTCCTGCCGGGATTGTGCCGTCTTCGCCTCAGCGAGCAGCAGGGTGAACTCCTCGGTGTCCACCTCGCCGCCGTGGACGAGTAGCCGGTAGCCGGTCGGTACGGACGCGAGGCGCTCGGCGTCGACGGCCGACAGGGTTCGTCGCAACTGGCTCACGTAGTTGCTCAGGGCGGCAGCGGCCGTCGCGGGCGGACTCTCACCCCACAGCGCGGCCGCGAGCCGCTCACGTGAGACGAGGCGGTTCGGCTCGAGAAGCAGCGCGGCCAGCAGGGCCCTGCTCTTCGGAGTGGGAACGGCGAGAGGCCTGCCACCGGCGTCATGGACGGTCAGCGGACCCAGCAGACCGAACCTCATCCCCACCGCTCCGTGATCCCCGGGCACGCCACCGCGCTGATCATAGCCAGCGCCGAAACCGGGCCGTTGACGTTCCATTGCCGCCGCCCCGCAGACTCGGGCGCCAGAGACCGACGTGCACCGGAGCCGAGAAGAGTCCGGAAGCCGAGAGGAACAAGGAGGCCTTGTGGCCAAGGTCGTGGAACTCACCTATTACCCGGTCAAGGGCTGCGCGGGCCTCTCCGTGCAGGATGCCTTCATGGCCCCGGCGGGACTCCCTCACGATCGCTCATTCATGATCGTCGACGAGAACGGAGTCTTCCGCAGCCAGCGGCGCGATCCCCGGCTGGCCCTGATACGCCCGAGCATCGCGGCCGACGGAACACGCCTGACCTTGGAGGCCCCGGGCTCCGGCACCGTCACCGTCCCGGTGGACTCGTCGTCCGAGCGACGGCCGGTGGAACTGTTCGGAGCTCCGTTCACCGGCATCGATCAGGGCGACGAGGCAGCAGCCTGGCTTTCCGCGGTGACAGGCGGGCCGAGCCGACTCGTGCGGGTGCCGCCCGAGCACGACCGGATCACCGACGGACTCGTCGCGGGCACATCGGGCTACGCCGACAGCTGCGCGGTGCACGTCGTCTCCCGCTCGTCCATGGCCGCCCTCAACGAGCGCCTCGTCTCCGACGGCGCGGAACCGCTGCCGATCAGCCGGTTCCGCCCCAATGTCGTCGTCGACGGATGGGACGATCCCCACACCGAGGACCTCGCGCGCCGCATCACCGTCGGCTCGGTGGAGTTGGCGTACGCGAAGCTCGCCATCCGCTGTGCCGTCACCTTGGTCGACCAGCAGTCCGGGTGCCGGAGAGGGCGGGAACCGATCCGCACCCTCGCCACCTACCGGCGGGCCGCTGAGGGCGGCGTCGCCTTCGGCGTGAAGCTGGCCGTGGTCCGGCCCGGCCGACTGTCCGTTGGCGACGGCGTGACAGTCAGCTCGTGGGGTGTGTCCGAACTTTGCGCCGATGGTGCGGCGACGATCATGTGACCGGGTCGGACAGGTCTGGGCAACGACGAAGCCCCAGGTCTCTGACCTGGGGCTTCGTTTGAAGAGCGGATGACGGGAATCGAACCCGCGCTATAAGCTTGGGAAGCTCATGTTCTACCATTAAACTACATCCGCACAGCGGCCGTATGAACGGTGCCGCATCGTTGCACACTGTACCCCATGCGCCACTTGAGGCGAAGCTCACGCCTCCGCGTGTGCGGAGCGCCGCCTGGAGGGTGTCCTGTTGATCCCCTAATGTGGCTGTCTCGTCCACCGCATGTGTAGGGGAAGGGACTTGATGGGTTCCATGGAGCGCACCATCGTCCGCTGTGCCGAAGGGCACGTGTTCAGTACCGCCTCGTTCCCGCTTCAGCAGCTCGGGGCCGGGCGGATCGGGCCCGGGCGGCTCATTCGGTGTCCCCGGTGTGCGCGGTTGCGGCACGCGGTGCCCGTGGTGCTCGGGCAGCGCTGAGCCGAGGGGCCGGGCGCGGGGCCCTGCCGATTGGGGCAGGTCCGCGCCCTCTGCGTATCGTGGGGGCGTGCTTCTCTCAGACAAGGACATCCGGGCCGAGATCGATGCCGGACGGGTGCGCATCGACCCGTACGACGAATCCATGGTGCAGCCCTCGAGCATCGACGTGAGGCTTGACCGCTTCTTCCGGGTGTTCGAGAACCACCGCTACCCCCACATCGACCCCGCCGTCGAGCAGTTCGACCTGACGCGTGAGGTCGAGCCGGAGGGCGACGAGGCGTTCATCCTCCACCCCGGCGAGTTCGTGCTCGCCTCGACCTACGAGGTCATCTCCCTGCCGGACGACATCGCGTCGCGGCTGGAAGGTAAGAGCTCCCTCGGGCGGCTCGGGCTGGTCACGCACTCGACCGCCGGGTTCATCGACCCCGGTTTCTCCGGGCACGTGACCCTGGAGCTGTCGAACCTCGCCACCCTGCCGATCAAGCTGTGGCCGGGCATGAAGATCGGCCAGCTGTGCCTGTTCAAGCTGAGCTCGCCCGCCGAGTTCCCGTACGGCAGCGAGCGGTACGGCTCGCGGTACCAGGGGCAGCGGGGGCCGACGGCCTCCCGCTCGTTCATGAACTTCCATC
The sequence above is a segment of the Streptomyces sp. NBC_01255 genome. Coding sequences within it:
- the dcd gene encoding dCTP deaminase — protein: MLLSDKDIRAEIDAGRVRIDPYDESMVQPSSIDVRLDRFFRVFENHRYPHIDPAVEQFDLTREVEPEGDEAFILHPGEFVLASTYEVISLPDDIASRLEGKSSLGRLGLVTHSTAGFIDPGFSGHVTLELSNLATLPIKLWPGMKIGQLCLFKLSSPAEFPYGSERYGSRYQGQRGPTASRSFMNFHRTQV
- a CDS encoding MOSC domain-containing protein — its product is MAKVVELTYYPVKGCAGLSVQDAFMAPAGLPHDRSFMIVDENGVFRSQRRDPRLALIRPSIAADGTRLTLEAPGSGTVTVPVDSSSERRPVELFGAPFTGIDQGDEAAAWLSAVTGGPSRLVRVPPEHDRITDGLVAGTSGYADSCAVHVVSRSSMAALNERLVSDGAEPLPISRFRPNVVVDGWDDPHTEDLARRITVGSVELAYAKLAIRCAVTLVDQQSGCRRGREPIRTLATYRRAAEGGVAFGVKLAVVRPGRLSVGDGVTVSSWGVSELCADGAATIM